A window of Mercenaria mercenaria strain notata unplaced genomic scaffold, MADL_Memer_1 contig_3889, whole genome shotgun sequence contains these coding sequences:
- the LOC128553494 gene encoding uncharacterized protein LOC128553494, translating into MSTYQANSITFTGERYTAELPRKLDSPPLPTNYDIVKRRTGNLLNKLRQDPVTLNHYNVIIKDQIKKEFIEEVMPTDEPGKRVHYIPHHAVKKESSTTPIRIVYDCSCRMSRNHPSLNDCLQSTPPQLNDLAAILVRFRFHKFAVVSDIEKAFLNVGLHEKDRDVTRFVWPSDPTNPDSPLKTYRFKSVLFGSVCSPFILNATILKHL; encoded by the coding sequence ATGAGTACATATCAAGCGAATTCCATCACGTTTACGGGTGAGAGATACACAGCCGAGTTGCCACGGAAATTAGATAGCCCACCTCTACCTACAAACTATGACATAGTGAAGCGCAGAACTGGAAACTTATTAAACAAGTTACGTCAAGACCCAGTTACGCTGAACCATTACAATGTTATAATAAAAGATCAGATAAAGAAAGAATTCATAGAAGAAGTCATGCCTACAGATGAACCCGGAAAGAGAGTACACTACATTCCCCATCACGCCGTGAAAAAGGAATCTTCGACAACACCCATACGCATTGTGTACGATTGTAGTTGTCGGATGTCACGAAACCACCCGAGTTTAAACGATTGTCTGCAATCTACACCACCGCAACTCAACGACTTGGCAGCCATATTAGTTCGATTTAGATTTCACAAATTTGCAGTTGTTAGTGATATCGAGAAGGCATTTCTGAATGTGGGACTACACGAGAAGGACCGAGATGTCACACGATTTGTATGGCCTTCAGATCCAACTAATCCCGACAGCCCATTGAAAACATATCGTTTCAAGTCCGTACTTTTCGGATCAGTTTGCTCCCCTTTTATATTAAATGCAACAATACTGAAGCATCTATAG